CAAGGGCGCGGTGGCCGTGCCGGTCCTGAACCTGTCCCAGGCGTGGCTGGGCGACTGGGCAAAGCTGGTCTCGACGGCGACCACGATCGAAACGACGGCGGTCCTCGCGCACCGCGACCACCGCAAGAGGCCGGCCCGCCGGCCCGCCGCGCCGCCGGAGGAGCTCTCGCCGCGCTCCCGCGTGCTCCGCTTCCGCACTTACGCGTCCGCGCAGGCGTTCCAGCTAGCTGGCCTGCTCGCCGCGGCGCCGCTGAACCTGCCGCTGATCAGGCTGGTGCGACGCGTGCTGCTCCCGGGTTCGGGACTGCCGGCGCTGGCGGAGGTCCTCCTCAGAGATCTGCTCCAGCGCGTTTCCCCGAACAGCGGCTCCGCTGATCCGTCCGAGGTGACGTCCGAGTTCCGGGACGGAGTCCGCGCGGAACTCTTGTCGGTTGAAAGGCGCGATACAACGGTCCGGGTCGCCCGCGTTCTGGGGCAGTATGCGGGCTCGCGAATCGCCGCCCTGCGGAACTACCGGGGCACCATAGACGATCCGGACGCGACATCAGAGGTCGGAGCGTCTCCGGAGAACGCCCCTTACCTGCGTGTACAAGAGGCGGTCTTCCGCGCTTTGTCCGGAAGGTACGCCCGGCGGGCGAAGAAACTGCGGGCGGAGTTGGCGCCTCGGAACGGTGAGCTGGTGGGCGGCGCCCTTGCCGGATCCCCTAATGTGAGGCGTAACACCGCTTCTGTATCAATTCAGGACCGAGGCCGCGAGAGTTACGACGACCAACGCTCTCGATACCGCGTGTGCAACCATCCCCGGGAAGGAGCCAACGCCGTGACCGCTTCCGCATCAGCCACTTCTGGCTCGAGTTCGCAGATTTCGGTGCGGACGCGGCCTCAGATGTGGGGCACCGTCTCGCTGCGCAACCCCTACTTCGTCGGCCGCGACGAGCTACTGGACCAGCTCCGCAACCGCTTGGCCCCGGCGGCCGGCGCGACCGCGGTCCCGCCCGAAGCCCTCCACGCCATGGGCGGTGTCGGCAAGTCGCAGACGATGGTCGAGTACATCTTCCGGCACGCCAACGAGTGCGATGTGATCTGGTGGATACCCGCCGAACAGCCGCCCCAAATCTCGAGCAGCCTGGCCGAACTGGCCAAACGCCACAGCTCACAGGTGCCAGGCACGGCGGACGCGGCGGTCCCGGGTGTACTCGAAGCACTGGGACGAGGTGAGCCGAATTCACGCTGGTTGCTGGTGTTCGACTGCGCCGACCGGCCGGACTTGGTGAGCCCGTTCTTCCCGACCATTTCCGGTGACACTGGGCGCGTCGTCGTCACTTCTCGCAGCTCACGCCGGTCCGGCGTGGCGCACATGGTCGAGGTCGACCTCTCCACCAGGCAAGGAAGCAAAGAGCTGCTCCGCAAAGCCGGCGGGGCAATCACCGACGACGACGCGGACGTGCTGGCGGAAGCGCCGGGCGATCTACCCTTGACTGTGGAGCAGGCGGCGGCGTGGCGGGCGCAGACCGGGATGCCGGTGGCCGAGTACCTGCTGCTGCTGGACCAGAACCTCGCCGAGCTGACGACGGCGTTCGAATCCCCCGACTACCAGCGTTCGGTGACCGCGGCCTGGAACGTCCCGCTGGCGAAGCTCCGGGTCTCGCACCCGGCCGCCCTGCAGCTGCTCCAGGTCTGCGCTTTCTTCGGCCCCGAGCCGATTTCGCGCAACCTCTTCACGGCGGTGCGGAACGCGCCGGTGCCGGAAGCCCTCGGCGAGGCGCTCAGCCAGCCGATCAAGCTCAACCTCGCGATCCGGGAGATCAGCCGATACAGCCTCGCGAGACTGGATCACCGCAGCAACACCCTCCAGCTGCACCGGTTGGTGCAGACGGTGCCGAAGAACCAGCTGACTGACGCCGAGCGCGACGAGATGCGAAACGCGGTGCACGTGTTGCTGGTGCACGCGACCCCAACGCCCCGGAGAACTCGGCGAACTGGAAGACCTATTCCGAGCTGCTCCCGCACGCGACAGTGTCTCGGATGAAGCAAGTGCTATCCAGACCAGAGCACCCCGACAGCAATCACGACTAGCTCAATACAACCTCACAGACCCAAACCTTTTCAAACTTTCCAAAAATAGCAACAAATAGCAGACATAGGGAAGAGATCATGGGACTTTGGAGAATTTCGCGTCGGAACCCGGCTAACGCAGTTCCCGATTTTCGCTCCCTGCTACAAATTGACGTGATCGAGTCCGCACAAACCGCACCACATCTACTATCACAGATTCCCGAAAGACTTGACCGCCTCGTGCGCATTGGACTGGCCGACGTCGACCTAGACCGAGAGTCGGCCGTGGGACATCAATACACTGGAGATGGGCAGTCCTTTGCCTTCTCCAGCCGCCAACTCGGACAAGTCGTCGATCTAGCTTACATTCTGGCCGAGCTCGTTTTCGATCATAATAAATGGTACAAGCCGGAACTTCGCTTGCGCATAGCCGTTGAGGTTGGACCACTTCCAGCCAAACCAGGATTATACCCTAGTAACATTTCATGCAACCGACTATTAGAGTCTCCACAGTTCAAGAAATTAGCTCTCCGATGCGCCAAAGAGCGTCTTGGCAGCTCGATGAGTATCGCTCTAATCATTTCTAATACCACATACCGGACGATCTTCAGTGGAAATCACACGAAGTTGGCAAAGCGCAGAGACTTCGCACAACTAGCAGTCGCCTTTAAAGAATTCGAAGACACTTCATGGGTGAGCGTACCGGGCTTCGACGCTTACAGTCTTGGCAAACTGATCGCCGAAGGCGACGCCTACGACGCTCCGCCGTGACTTCTGCAACCTCCTACCACCATGCTTCCGCGAAAGCGGGATCCGTCGCTCCCGGGTGCTTCAGCGCTCTCCGCACCAAAGTATCCAGGAAGACAACTCGCGCGAGTGGCTCACAGTTGCGCTTTGATCACTCACCCTGGCAAAGCGTATATCGCGCAGATACCGTGGCGGCACATGACCTACTAAAAGTCGTCTCCCCCACGGCCTCGCGAGATCGGACGCCACACCCGGATCGGGCCGATCATCACCTCACCCATCAAGAGGTTGGCCGGGCGGTCAGCTCCAGTCGGCCCAGCGCGAGATCCCGGCACTCGGGCGGCCAAGCGACAGTGGGACCGCCAGGTTCGCCCAGTAAATAGAATCCCGATCCGTCTTTCTTGTGGCGAAATAGGCCCGGCAACTCATCGGAACACTTCAGTCGCGCTTATTGTAATTAATTATTTGATTGTCTCCATTGCTTACATGACCTATGTGGCGCGCATTAATCTTAAGATGATTATGACCACCACTCGGCGATCCGCTTGCCTCACCGACATGTTCCTGCGTGGAAGTGATTGGTCGCGCACGATACGACACACCGGCGAGGATAACCGTAGCAAAAAGGGCAAACACGCTGGCGTACTTGTCAGCACTGTCCAGGCCTTGGGTTAGAAAAAAGCCTGCAAGCGCGGCGCAAACGACCGTCGTTGACACCAGAACCACGAATTTCTTCACTGATTTTTGCATAGTCGTCACATCCTCAGAATCAGAACAGCCCGAAGCCGGGCGCTCGCACTTCTTCCGTCGCCACCGACTCCATCCGAATCCGGTGAAGCTCGCAGCATGGCAGCTTCTCCATGCGCCTCACCTCGTGTTCGAAATTCTGCGTGTACTTCGTGCTTCTACCAATCGGCAACGCAAGAATATCGTCAGCGTCGACTCGGCCGTCGCTGATGATCGCGTTAGAATCATGTGAAAGCTGGAATTCAAGGAAACTTTCGGAGGGCTGCTGGTTCTCAAACCTGTGCAGTGCTCGACTGAAGGCCGAAATGGCCGACGGATCCGTCACCGCTTCCGCGAAGCGGCGTACCAGCAGGTCGCTCGTCTTGAGCAGGTGATCGAGCGGCACGGTCGCCCGAGCGATGACCACCCGGGAGTTGGCTGAGACGTGGTTATGATCGCCGTATACCACCATTTCGCAGTCGCCCAGGTTGAGCTCGACATCCTCAGCAGCCGGCAACTCGGCGGCGGTCCTGAAGTTGCCCTCCGGTGCTGCGTCGAGAAGTCGCTGGAATCGGTGGATCGCGGCGCCGTCCCGCGGCTTCATCACCACGTCGAGGAACGCGTCACGAGCTGCTTGCGTCAGGTCTCGCCAGAACTCTTTGATGTCCACGTGCATGCGCTTGACGACATAGGTCGTCTCGCAACCGACCTTGGTATGGTCGCCGATAGCGACGACGTCGACCGAGTCGGAGTGAATCAACCGGATCGGCACGTCCGTCGAGCCGGTCAGGCGCCCAGGGCCATTGACGATGATCGTGATGGTGACACCCGCACGGCGGGATGACTTGGGATCGCCGATCTCGCCGATCGGTGGATTTTCGACCTGGGCGGCTTGTTTACGCTTCGGCACCGCGGACGCCACGAACGGTCCCGCCCCGTGTGAGGCAACCGGTGGTGGTGTTGTCCGACCGCCGGCGGCACGGGCTTCCGCTTGCAGGTGTGGTCTGGGCAGCGGCAGGCGGTCCGTCGACCAGCTCTGGCCGTCGGCCCGGTCGGGGTCGCGCTGGGCGGTTCCGGGCCGGAGATTGTCGAGGTGCGCAGTCGCACGGACGTTGGCACCGGTCCAGTTGATCTCGTTGGCCGCCCGCATCGGCTTGGCGGGAGACGGGCTCATCCGTACACGCCGGGCCGAGCGGCCGGACGGTCGGGCCGCTCGGCGCTTCGCAATCACAACGAGAATCCAGACCCCGAAGACGAAGATCACGACAGCCGCGAGCGGGATCGCGATCGTCTCCAACAGAGCCGGCACCCTGGAGACGAGGTAGACCACGCCGGCGACCACGGACTGCACGAGCTTGACGAGCAGGGCGCCGACAAAGAAGACGGCCATCAGCGCGAGGAGAAACCGCATCGCACTCTCCGATCCTTCGGCGATCCAACCAGGATCCTCGCCAACACTCCTGCCGTCGATAGCGAAGAGGACAAGGTTGTCACAAGCACCCGTTCAGCCCTGAAACCGTTACTCCGCAGCCCTACCGGGCAACCGGTGGGGTTCCATCCGCCGCATGGTTTCGGCGGCCGGTCCGCCGGTGATCTCGCCGTCCGGGCTCGACCACGGTCAAGCCGACCGGGATTGTCGAACTCCACCGCAGTCGATACAGCCTTCGCTAGGGCCGGCGATCTGTCGAGGGCCGACCTTGGTGCCGGCTGGCGTGTGCTGCCGACCAGGTCCTCGTCGAGCCACGTCGCCGACGGCCTCGAACCGGAGCCAAGCTGCCAATTCGCCCAGCGCGGCGTGGACGGTGAGCCCGTTGAGGTAGACCACAAACGGGTTGGCCGAGCTGGTTCCGTAGCCGTGCTGCCGATCGAGGGCCTGCTGGTCGGCGGACTTAGTGGTCGGTTTCGGAAGTTCTTCGGGGGTCGTGACGACCCGGGATCAGTAGGGGTTGTCCAGGTAGAGGCGGCAGGCGCAGTCGAGGGCTTCTTCGGGGCTGCCGCTGGGGAATCCGGTGGGCAGGATCTGGTTTTCGTAGCGGTCGCTGCTGGCCAGGTAGAGCCCGAAGCCCCAGTGCCGGGCTGAGCCGCCGTAGCGGAGCCGGATCAGGGGTTGCACTGTCCCGTCGGGCAGGTGTGCCTCGACGTAGACGAACGCGCCCCGGTAGCGGAACTGCAGCTCACCGGCCTGGGGCCAGTGGGTTGCGGCGTGGGCGCGCAACCGTTGCCCGACAGAGATCTTGGTGGACTCCGGTGGGGTGGCCATGACCGACATCGTGCCCCACCGCCATCCTGGGTGCCGCCCTGACTCCTCGATCATGAAACGAGTCCTGTTGCGATGCCCGTGGTCCAGGCCTGCCCAGTGACAGTGACCGGCGCGATCCGGCGGGTGCTGACCCGGCGTTCCCGGGGGCAGAAGACGCCGTATCGGGACAAGGTCCGGGCGCAGATCGTGTTGCTGGCCGCCCGTCGGTGGTCCAACACGGCGATCGCGGCGGCGGTGGGGATCAGTGTGGACACGGTCCGGACCTGGCGTGGCCGGTTCGCGGAACTGGGGTTGGCGGGGCTGGTGGATCTTCCCCGGTCGGGTCGGCCGTCGCGGTTCACCGCGGTGCAGGTCGCGCAGGTCAAGGCGCTGGCCTGCCAGTTTCCGGCTCGTGCGGGGGTGGCGTTGTCGCGGTGGTCGTGCCCGGAACTGGCCCGGGAGGCGGTGACCCAAGGCATCGCGGAGGCGATGTCGGCGGCGACGGTGTGGCGGTGGCTGGCGCGGGAGGCGATCAAGCCGTGGCAGTACCGGTCCTGGCTGTTTCCGCGTGATCCGGACTTCGCGGCGAAGGCCGGGCGGGTGCTGGACCTCTACGAACGCCGCTGGAACGGCCGGAGGCTGGGGCCGGATGAGTTCGTGATCTCCAGTGATGAGAAGACCTCGATCCAGGCCCGCTGCCGCTGCCATCCCACCCTGGCGCCCGGGCGGGCGCGGATGATGCGGGTCAACCACGAGTACGCGCGGGGTGGTGCGGTGGCGTATCTGGCCGCCTACGACGTGCATCAGGCGCGGGTGTTCGGCTCCTGCGCGGCCTCGACGGGGATCGTGCCGTTCATGGCGTTGGTCGAGCAGGTCATGACCGTCGAGCCGTATGCCTCGGCGAAGCGGGTGTTCTGGGTGGTGGACAACGGGTCCTCCCACCGCGGCCAGGCCGCGATCGATCGTCTGGCCGCACGGTTCCCCAACGCGGTCATGGTGCACACCCCCATCCACGCCTCGTGGTTGAATCAGGTGGAGATCTTCTTTTCGGTGGTGCAACGCAAGGTCGTGTCTCCCAACGACTTCACCGATCTGGACGAGGTCAAGCAACGACTCGCCGAGTTCGAGAAACGCTACAACGCGACCGCCAAACCCTTCCGATGGAAGTTCACCCGCCGGGACCTGCGCGACCTGCTGACCAGGATCAGCGACCACGAACGCCAAGACGTCCCTGTCGAACTCCCACACGCGGCATGACCACCCACGAAGAACTTCCGAAACCGACCACTTAGCCCAGCCCGACCTCCGCCGGATCCAACTCGTCAGGCAAGACAGGCAAGGACCGTCCGGCAGGACGAACACGACACGGCCACCGAGAGCCGCGGGCGCGGCGGTGCGGTCGGCCCCGGCGGTGATGTCGAGGTAGGGCATCCGCGAGTCGACCGCGACCTGGTTGGGCCGGTGCCGGGGACCGTCGTGGTCGACGCACCCGGTGATCAGGTCGACGTCATGCAGTTCCGGATGCGGTTCGGCAACGGTGATCCCCGGCCGCTGCGCGACGTTGATGAGCGGGTCGATCGCGCGCATCCGGCGACGGACGACGAGCCGCTTCGGGCTGATACCGACCTGTCAGCGCCGTCGCCGCCAACTGCTCAACCAAGGCGACCGCTGATAACGGATGTCCACCACCGCTGCACACACTCGGCCAGCGGCGTTACACAATTCACTCATTGAAACTAGGGAAACCGGGCTGTAGCCGCCGATCTTCAAACAAACTAACTAGGGGTAGTCGAGCTAGAGTTTTTTTATACTCATCCCCACCGTTTGGTCTAATCAACGAGGGCGGCTGACTCGATGTAGATGCACTCAGAGCAACACCCATGCTGGCTGTCCCGAGTGTCACAAGCAACCAGCACGCTTGCCAGATCGACAACCCGCCAGGCACACCCGCCATCACCTGGGCGCCAGCTGAGGAGGCCATCAACGTAGCGCACACGAACGTTCGCGACGGCCGAATCCTCACAAAGATGAGTATCGCACGTCAGCGTGCCCGACATAGCTCCAGGACCGCCCTGCCGGTGCCTGCCAGCCTCAAAGGTGAAGACCCGGCTCGGCAAGTCAGGAGGTAGCGGCGCACACCTCGCGAAGTTCCACCGCCGGGAAGACTGCTTTTGCCTCACGCTGCTGAGCCGACCGGGTGAAGCCAGCTGGTCAAACCAGGATCCCGTGACTCCCGCCGACGTCCTGACAACGGCGTGCAGTACGGCCAGCTCGGCGCCACCAACATGCACGCGCATTTCGGGGCGGCCCGCCCATCTGGCGATCCCCCGGCGACGGCAACCGGAAGCAACGACGCCAAGCCCGCCCCTCCGGAGCAGAACAGCAGCCCGCGACCTGCGTAAGTACACGTTTCGACTGGTCGAGCTATGTGTCGCACTTCCCTGACACGGAAGAGGTCACTGGTTCAATCCCAGTATCGCGCACCACATGTTTTCGCAGGTCAGAAGCCCTGTCCCTCCCCGGAGGGGCGGGGCTTTCAGCTGTCAGTCGGCGACGATCCGGCGACGGCCCCCGGACCCGGCCCGATCACCCGCTGGGACCGCAGGTGCGGGAACCACGACACCAGCTTCGCCCGCTCGCCCGGGTACAAGGCTACGTCGCCGGGATCCTGGCGACGCTT
This window of the Amycolatopsis balhimycina FH 1894 genome carries:
- the fxsT gene encoding FxSxx-COOH system tetratricopeptide repeat protein, which gives rise to MAGRRAGCAGRVGAAGSAKPKPPAPESDLPPAAKAEETQPRREPDPAKTEQPAPLGRQVFEPGDPGFLHATGVIADDGQATAPLLTSISPALPDARGVARALRPLMRASPSPWATVVDEEATAIQAADDGMWLPVWQPDLWHKFALSLVVDTAPSMELWQNTVTEFRKLTRRQGAFRDIRVHLMDSSEPSVGDPVQRAEGPVGARYRARDLADRTGRRLVLVLTDAIGSTWHDGVAHEMLARWYEQMPVAVAHVLPQRLWTWDGLSPSRLRLSATAPGVPNRRLRVRARGRIDGDAPAAAKGAVAVPVLNLSQAWLGDWAKLVSTATTIETTAVLAHRDHRKRPARRPAAPPEELSPRSRVLRFRTYASAQAFQLAGLLAAAPLNLPLIRLVRRVLLPGSGLPALAEVLLRDLLQRVSPNSGSADPSEVTSEFRDGVRAELLSVERRDTTVRVARVLGQYAGSRIAALRNYRGTIDDPDATSEVGASPENAPYLRVQEAVFRALSGRYARRAKKLRAELAPRNGELVGGALAGSPNVRRNTASVSIQDRGRESYDDQRSRYRVCNHPREGANAVTASASATSGSSSQISVRTRPQMWGTVSLRNPYFVGRDELLDQLRNRLAPAAGATAVPPEALHAMGGVGKSQTMVEYIFRHANECDVIWWIPAEQPPQISSSLAELAKRHSSQVPGTADAAVPGVLEALGRGEPNSRWLLVFDCADRPDLVSPFFPTISGDTGRVVVTSRSSRRSGVAHMVEVDLSTRQGSKELLRKAGGAITDDDADVLAEAPGDLPLTVEQAAAWRAQTGMPVAEYLLLLDQNLAELTTAFESPDYQRSVTAAWNVPLAKLRVSHPAALQLLQVCAFFGPEPISRNLFTAVRNAPVPEALGEALSQPIKLNLAIREISRYSLARLDHRSNTLQLHRLVQTVPKNQLTDAERDEMRNAVHVLLVHATPTPRRTRRTGRPIPSCSRTRQCLG
- a CDS encoding IS630 family transposase, whose translation is MPVVQACPVTVTGAIRRVLTRRSRGQKTPYRDKVRAQIVLLAARRWSNTAIAAAVGISVDTVRTWRGRFAELGLAGLVDLPRSGRPSRFTAVQVAQVKALACQFPARAGVALSRWSCPELAREAVTQGIAEAMSAATVWRWLAREAIKPWQYRSWLFPRDPDFAAKAGRVLDLYERRWNGRRLGPDEFVISSDEKTSIQARCRCHPTLAPGRARMMRVNHEYARGGAVAYLAAYDVHQARVFGSCAASTGIVPFMALVEQVMTVEPYASAKRVFWVVDNGSSHRGQAAIDRLAARFPNAVMVHTPIHASWLNQVEIFFSVVQRKVVSPNDFTDLDEVKQRLAEFEKRYNATAKPFRWKFTRRDLRDLLTRISDHERQDVPVELPHAA